The following are from one region of the Sorghum bicolor cultivar BTx623 chromosome 2, Sorghum_bicolor_NCBIv3, whole genome shotgun sequence genome:
- the LOC8056621 gene encoding pentatricopeptide repeat-containing protein At5g64320, mitochondrial codes for MDEPPPPRPALNSAAATSWPELLAPFDLSRLRATLSSHPLTPRRLARLLALPLSPATSLLLLDWYASSHPALSLSSLPLRPILASVGAAGDPDRALALLDSLPRSSRLPPLRESLLLPLLRSLPPGRALHLLDQMPRRFAVTPSFRSYNAVLSTLARADCHADALLLYRRMLRDRVPPTTFTFGVAARALCRLGRARDALALLRGMARHGCVPDAVLYQTVIHALVAQGGVAEAATLLDEMLLMGCAADVNTFNDVVLGLCGLGHVREAARLVDRMMMHGCTPSVVTYGFLLRGLCRTRQADEAYAMLGRVPEVNVVMLNTVIRGCLAEGKLARATELYEMMGSKGCPPDVHTYNILMHGLCKLGRCGSAVRMLDEMEEKGCAPNIVTYSTLLHSFCRNGMWDDARAMLDQMSAKGFSMNSQGYNGIIYALGKDGKLDEAMRLVQEMKSQGCKPDICTYNTIIYHLCNNDQMDEAEHIFGNLLEEGVVANGITYNTLIHALLHSGRWQEGLRLANEMVLHGCPLDVVSYNGLIKALCKEGNVDRSMMLLEEMMTKGIKPNNFSYNMLINELCKAGKVRDALELSKEMLNQGLTPDIVTYNTLINGLCKVGWTHAALNLLEKLPNENVHPDIVTYNILISWHCKVRLLDDASMLLDKAVSGGIVPNERTWGMMVQNFVRQPVNPDGY; via the coding sequence ATGGACGAGCCCCCGCCCCCGCGGCCCGCGCTCAACTCCGCCGCGGCGACGTCATGGCCGGAGCTGCTGGCGCCGTTCGACCTGTCCCGCCTGCGCGCCACGCTGTCCTCCCACCCGCTCACCCCGCGGCGCCTGGCGCGcctcctcgcgctcccgctctccCCAGCCACATCCCTGCTCCTCCTCGACTGGTACGCCTCCTCCCACCCGGCGCTCTCGCTCTCCTCGCTCCCGCTCCGCCCCATCCTCGCTTCTGTCGGGGCCGCCGGGGACCCGGACCGCGCGCTCGCGCTCCTCGACTCCCTCCCGCGCTCCTCCCGCCTGCCGCCGCTCCGCGAGTCGCTCCTGCTGCCGCTGCTCCgctccctgcccccgggccgcgcgctccacctgcTCGACCAGATGCCCCGCCGCTTCGCCGTGACCCCGTCCTTCCGCTCTTACAACGCCGTGCTCTCCACGCTGGCCAGGGCCGACTGCCACGCCGACGCGCTGCTCCTGTACCGCCGGATGCTCCGGGACCGCGTGCCGCCCACCACCTTCACCTTCGGCGTCGCCGCGCGCGCGCTCTGCCGACTCGGCCGCGCGCGCGACGCGCTCGCGCTGCTCCGCGGGATGGCGCGCCACGGGTGCGTGCCCGACGCCGTGCTCTACCAGACCGTCATCCAcgccctggtcgcacagggcgGGGTCGCCGAGGCTGCCACGCTCCTCGACGAGATGCTGCTCATGGGCTGTGCGGCGGATGTGAACACCTTCAACGACGTTGTGCTCGGGCTGTGCGGGCTCGGCCATGTGCGGGAGGCGGCCAGGCTCGTGGACAGGATGATGATGCATGGATGCACGCCGAGTGTGGTGACATATGGGTTCCTCCTGCGGGGGCTGTGCCGAACAAGGCAGGCggacgaggcatacgcgatgcTGGGGAGGGTGCCGGAGGTGAACGTGGTGATGCTTAACACAGTGATCCGTGGATGTCTGGCGGAGGGGAAGCTGGCCAGGGCGACAGAGTTGTATGAGATGATGGGTTCAAAAGGATGCCCACCGGATGTGCACACGTACAATATATTGATGCATGGCCTTTGCAAGCTTGGGAGGTGTGGTTCAGCAGTCCGGATGCTTGATGAGATGGAGGAGAAGGGCTGTGCACCAAACATCGTGACCTACTCTACCTTGCTGCATTCGTTTTGCAGGAATGGCATGTGGGATGACGCAAGAGCAATGCTGGATCAGATGTCAGCCAAGGGCTTTAGTATGAACTCCCAGGGATACAATGGTATCATATATGCCTTAGGCAAGGATGGCAAGCTTGATGAAGCAATGAGGCTTGTCCAAGAGATGAAGAGTCAGGGATGCAAGCCTGATATTTGCACATACAACACAATAATTTATCATTTGTGCAACAATGACCAGATGGATGAGGCAGAACATATTTTCGGAAACTTACTTGAAGAGGGTGTTGTCGCCAATGGAATAACCTATAACACTCTCATTCATGCACTTCTGCACAGCGGAAGGTGGCAGGAAGGCCTAAGACTTGCAAATGAAATGGTACTTCATGGTTGCCCGCTAGATGTTGTTAGCTACAATGGCCTGATTAAAGCCCTCTGCAAAGAGGGGAATGTTGATCGGAGTATGATGTTGCTTGAGGAAATGATGACAAAGGGAATTAAGCCAAATAATTTCTCGTATAACATGCTGATCAATGAACTCTGCAAGGCAGGAAAGGTGCGTGATGCATTGGAGCTCTCAAAGGAGATGCTGAATCAAGGACTGACACCAGACATTGTGACTTACAATACTCTCATAAATGGGTTATGCAAAGTGGGATGGACACATGCTGCTTTAAATCTCCTAGAGAAGCTGCCCAACGAAAATGTGCACCCTGACATTGTCACATACAACATTCTCATTAGTTGGCACTGCAAAGTCAGATTGCTTGATGATGCGTCTATGCTTCTAGACAAAGCAGTAAGTGGGGGAATAGTTCCTAATGAGCGAACATGGGGAATGATGGTGCAAAATTTTGTCAGACAGCCAGTCAATCCCGACGGTTACTAG
- the LOC8060750 gene encoding uncharacterized protein LOC8060750 isoform X2, producing the protein MLRRLLVRVTPAERLVGDGKERDKDEKAPATGGAGAEADVGSVALDKMVISFMEESSAAVERPPRGRCGNCFNGNQDGISDDEDFDFLPSASHPAAPPAAAGDALELLKGLVQCASTAERNLLADASRIAERCRKGGYGSGCGRKKADVRRAVADGLRALGYDAAVCTSRWEKTPSHPAGEHEYIDALVVESGSGSGSGAGRLVVEVDFRSEFEVARPTKAYRLALQALPPLFVGTPDRLGRIVAVVTEAARQSLRKRGLHFPPWRNHEYMRAKWLSPHSRSGNPDKTPAPALATPISVATFSGEFELRFDDKPKASAADIPAGGEEDKKITVVVSPTPEDPGAAGKLRLSPQPPQAKMKVVTGLASLLLLAS; encoded by the exons ATGTTACGGAGGCTGTTGGTGCGGGTGACCCCGGCCGAGCGGCTGGTCGGAGACGGCAAGGAGAGAGACAAGGACGAGAAGGCGCCGGCAACCGGCGGCGCTGGAGCGGAGGCGGATGTCGGGTCGGTGGCGCTTGACAAGATGGTGATCAGCTTCATGGAGGAGTCCTCGGCGGCCGTGGAGCGGCCGCCGCGCGGGCGATGCGGCAACTGCTTTAACGGCAACCAGGACGGCATCAGCGACGACGAGGACTTCGACTTCCTCCCATCCGCCTCCCaccccgccgcgccgccggccgCGGCCGGCGACGCCTTGGAGCTCCTCAAG GGCCTGGTGCAGTGCGCGAGCACGGCGGAGCGGAACCTCCTGGCGGACGCGTCGCGGATCGCGGAGCGCTGCCGCAAGGGCGGCTACGGCTCCGGCTGCGGGCGGAAGAAGGCGGACGTCCGCCGCGCCGTGGCGGACGGGCTCCGCGCGCTCGGGTACGACGCGGCGGTGTGCACGTCGCGGTGGGAGAAGACCCCCTCCCACCCGGCCGGCGAGCACGAGTACATCGACGCGCTGGTGGTTGAGTCCGGGTCCGGTTCCGGCTCCGGCGCCGGCCGGCTCGTGGTGGAGGTGGACTTCCGGTCGGAGTTCGAGGTGGCGCGGCCCACCAAGGCGTACCGCTTGGCGCTGCAGGCGCTGCCGCCGCTGTTCGTGGGCACTCCCGACCGTCTGGGCCGGATCGTGGCCGTCGTGACGGAGGCCGCGCGGCAGAGCCTCCGCAAGCGCGGGCTCCACTTCCCGCCGTGGCGCAACCACGAGTACATGCGCGCAAAGTGGCTCTCCCCGCACTCCCGCAGCGGCAACCCGGACAAGACGCCGGCTCCGGCGCTCGCCACGCCGATATCCGTCGCCACCTTCTCCGGCGAGTTCGAGCTGCGGTTCGACGACAAGCCAAAGGCATCCGCCGCGGACATTCCCGCCGGCGGAGAAGAAGACAAGAAGATCACGGTCGTGGTGTCGCCGACGCCGGAGGACCCCGGGGCGGCTGGCAAGCTGAGGCTGAGCCCGCAGCCGCCGCAGGCCAAGATGAAGGTGGTCACCGGGCTGGCGTCCCTGCTGCTGCTCGCCAGCTGA
- the LOC8060750 gene encoding uncharacterized protein LOC8060750 isoform X1, whose translation MTFLFPVKNQQGTIEGRPPAAPGRVSMLRRLLVRVTPAERLVGDGKERDKDEKAPATGGAGAEADVGSVALDKMVISFMEESSAAVERPPRGRCGNCFNGNQDGISDDEDFDFLPSASHPAAPPAAAGDALELLKGLVQCASTAERNLLADASRIAERCRKGGYGSGCGRKKADVRRAVADGLRALGYDAAVCTSRWEKTPSHPAGEHEYIDALVVESGSGSGSGAGRLVVEVDFRSEFEVARPTKAYRLALQALPPLFVGTPDRLGRIVAVVTEAARQSLRKRGLHFPPWRNHEYMRAKWLSPHSRSGNPDKTPAPALATPISVATFSGEFELRFDDKPKASAADIPAGGEEDKKITVVVSPTPEDPGAAGKLRLSPQPPQAKMKVVTGLASLLLLAS comes from the exons ATGACGTTTCTGTTCCCGGTGAAGAACCAGCAGGGTACGATAGAGGGAAGGCCGCCGGCTGCGCCTGGGAGGGTGTCGATGTTACGGAGGCTGTTGGTGCGGGTGACCCCGGCCGAGCGGCTGGTCGGAGACGGCAAGGAGAGAGACAAGGACGAGAAGGCGCCGGCAACCGGCGGCGCTGGAGCGGAGGCGGATGTCGGGTCGGTGGCGCTTGACAAGATGGTGATCAGCTTCATGGAGGAGTCCTCGGCGGCCGTGGAGCGGCCGCCGCGCGGGCGATGCGGCAACTGCTTTAACGGCAACCAGGACGGCATCAGCGACGACGAGGACTTCGACTTCCTCCCATCCGCCTCCCaccccgccgcgccgccggccgCGGCCGGCGACGCCTTGGAGCTCCTCAAG GGCCTGGTGCAGTGCGCGAGCACGGCGGAGCGGAACCTCCTGGCGGACGCGTCGCGGATCGCGGAGCGCTGCCGCAAGGGCGGCTACGGCTCCGGCTGCGGGCGGAAGAAGGCGGACGTCCGCCGCGCCGTGGCGGACGGGCTCCGCGCGCTCGGGTACGACGCGGCGGTGTGCACGTCGCGGTGGGAGAAGACCCCCTCCCACCCGGCCGGCGAGCACGAGTACATCGACGCGCTGGTGGTTGAGTCCGGGTCCGGTTCCGGCTCCGGCGCCGGCCGGCTCGTGGTGGAGGTGGACTTCCGGTCGGAGTTCGAGGTGGCGCGGCCCACCAAGGCGTACCGCTTGGCGCTGCAGGCGCTGCCGCCGCTGTTCGTGGGCACTCCCGACCGTCTGGGCCGGATCGTGGCCGTCGTGACGGAGGCCGCGCGGCAGAGCCTCCGCAAGCGCGGGCTCCACTTCCCGCCGTGGCGCAACCACGAGTACATGCGCGCAAAGTGGCTCTCCCCGCACTCCCGCAGCGGCAACCCGGACAAGACGCCGGCTCCGGCGCTCGCCACGCCGATATCCGTCGCCACCTTCTCCGGCGAGTTCGAGCTGCGGTTCGACGACAAGCCAAAGGCATCCGCCGCGGACATTCCCGCCGGCGGAGAAGAAGACAAGAAGATCACGGTCGTGGTGTCGCCGACGCCGGAGGACCCCGGGGCGGCTGGCAAGCTGAGGCTGAGCCCGCAGCCGCCGCAGGCCAAGATGAAGGTGGTCACCGGGCTGGCGTCCCTGCTGCTGCTCGCCAGCTGA